Below is a window of Candidatus Trichorickettsia mobilis DNA.
TAAGACGTGATGTTGAATTTCAGCTCGAGCAAGGTTCCGCATATATTAATACGCGAGCATAAGCAAGTGGTGCAAAATTTAATGTTACGAGCTTAGGCATTGCGTACAAAATTTTAATGGGCTTATTTAAGTGTTTTTTGTCTGCAAAATAACAAAGATTTTTTGAAATAGATAAGCTATTCCTGCAAAATCTTTATTATTTTTCAACTAAAAACCATTATAAATAATCTCCATAAAATTTTGTACGCAATGCCTAGAGAGTGAAGCTATATTTGATTGATTATTGTGGCGTTGTAACAAACTTGTTACTGCTTACGCTCCGAAGGCTCCAGAGTTTTTTGGTGTTGATATCAGTTAAATTTCCACGCGCAAGAACCTAAATCCAGCGAAATTCACGAATTATGAAGTATACAGCTTCTAACCTCTTTTAATGAATATGGAGATATATAAAGATGTTTTTAAAATTACGAGGTCTTTTTTCGTCAGATATGGCAATAGATCTTGGCACTGCCAATACTTTGGTGTATGTGAAAAGTAAAGGCATAGTACTAAATGAGCCATCAGTAGTGGCGTTAATTAAAGAGAATGGCACTTTTAAACCATATGCATTTGGTAATGAAGCAAAAATGATGTTAGGTCGTACTCCTGCTGATATTGAGGCTAAACGTCCACTCAAAGATGGAGTTATAGCTGATTTCAAAGGTGCAGAAGAGATGTTAAAGTATTTTATTAGAACGATACACAATAGAAGAGCTTTTACTGGGCCAATGATTATTATTTGTGTGCCTTCTGGATCCACTCCAGTCGAGCGTAGAGCAATCCAGGAAGCTGCTGAAGCCGCAGGAGCGCGCGAGGTATTTCTGGTTGAAGAACCGATGGCAGCAGCCATTGGTGCTGGCTTGCCGGTAACTGATCCTACCGGCTCAATGGTTGTGGATATCGGTGGTGGTACCACAGAAGTAGCAGTGCTATCTTTAGGCGGTATAGTATATGCAAGATCAGTACGTGTTGGTGGTGATAAAATGGATGAATCCATTATTTCATATATTAGAAGACACTATAATCTACTAATTGGCGATGCCACCGCAGAAAGGATAAAAAAACATATTGGTACAGCATATGTTAATCCTGAATTAGAACAAAAAAGTATGGAAATTAAGGGACGTGACTTAATTAATGGCATACCTAAAGAAATGACATTAAATGCTCAGCAAATAGCAGAAAGTTTAGTTGAGCCCATCAGTCAGATTATAGAAGCAGTAAAAATGGCGTTAGAATGCACACCACCTGAACTATCTTCTGACATTGCTGATAAAGGTATCATCTTAACTGGCGGAGGAGCATTATTGCACAATTTAGACCGTGTGTTAACGGAAGCAACAAAACTACCTGTATTTGTAGCAGACCAACCTTTATTTTGTGTGGCACTTGGTACTGGAAAAGTACTTGAAGAATTCCCTAAATTTAAACATGTATTATTTAAACAAGAATAAATTATGGCAATACTTGCAAATAGAACCAGGTCTACAAATAATTTATTTGACTTTGTTCAATTTAGTATAATGATGGTAAAACGTCTTAATATCATAATATTTATTGTTTTATCAATACATTTGTTATATTTTGCTGAAACCAAAAGTTTATCTAATATTGCGTTAGAAGCTACTGGACGTTGTATATCAGTTAGTCTAATGTTATATGAGCAAGTAATAAATCAAATTAATATAATTACAAGTAAGATAAAATACTTAAATGATATTGAATCGGAAAACATAGAATTAAAATTGGAGATTGCTAGGCTAAAGACACAACAAAGTGACATGCAATCAATACGAATAGAAAATGTGATATTAAGAAAGTTGCTCTCAGTTGTAAAAGATATCGAATATCCCTACACTACAGCTAGATTACTTACTGTATCACTTACTCCATTTAGTCATACAGCAGTGGTAGGAGCGGGGCGGAATCACGGTATAGAGCTTGATCAGATAGTCACAAATGGGGAGTGGTTGATTGGCAGAGTTGTGGATGTGAGCGATAGTTATGCAAAAGTAATATTAATAAGCGATGCTGATTCAAGAATTCCAGTAGTTAGCACAATCTCAAGAGAGAGAGGTATCTTAGCTGGAGGTAACGGTCTAATTAATATGGTGTATTTACAAAATAATCATATCATTCAAAAAGATGAAAAGCTAGTGACATCTGGTGATGGAGCTGTCTATCCGCCAGGAATTGGGGTGGCTAAAATAGCTGCAATAAAACAAGAAAAGGTTATAGTAGAATCAGCGGTGAATTTACAGAAAACTGATTTTGTTACAATATACTCTAGAGGCTCTAAAGATGAATTTCTATTAAAATCTTCTGCTGATGATGCCAATCCAATTTTAAGGGAGCAATAGACCTCTCTCACAAGTTCAAACTTGAGAAAAAGGTTCGGAAGAGATGCACAATCTCGATCCACATATGTTTTGTGTATTTCAGATTACAGTTGGATTAAAATACAAATTATCCGAAGAGGTAGAGTTTGTGAGAGAAATCTATTGAACGCTAAATAGCACTTTAGTTTAGTTTGCTGAACAGTTTTCGTTTTACTCTGCAGAAGGCAAGTACTGCAGAGTATTAAATAATCACTTTCATTTAAATAATTTCTAGCAATTTAGATATAATTTATTAAAAATTTAGTAATATTTATGTTTTTTAGAATTCAAATATTTCTTGACCCTGAGGTTGTTGTATGAAAGATCAAGAAGCAATAGCGATAAATTTTCGTAATCAGATTATAATTCCCAAAAGTCTGCAAGAAGATTTAGTTGAAGGATTATATCAGATTAATATAGGTGATCCGGTACATGAGCTAAATAATGAATTTTGTCGGTATTACAAAGCAACTAACATAGAAAATGACCAAGAATATTTTGCAATTATTTTCGAAAAGAATTTTATCCCCAATTTAGATATTTTTCAAATACTTAAGACCTCCAAGTTTGAAAGCTTAAATAAACTGATTACATATTCCATAGTTAAAATATCTTATACCAAATCTTATAATTTAGTAGCAATAGTAGAACAATATAATTTTAAGAATAGTTTGGCTAACTATCTGGAGCAGAACGGCCCATTATCAGTAGATCAGATTGAGCATCGCTTAATTAGTAGTTTTACTACACTAATTAGTCAATGTGAGAGGATGAATATACCATGTGGAAATATTAATCCATCTAATATAATTATGTTAGATGATGGACAATTTTTATTACGAGAGCCAATTATATCGTATCTTCATTTTCATCAAACTGGTTGTTATGTTGCCCCTGAGCTAGTTGAATGTACTGAAGCTGGTCGTTTAGTATACGGCGTGGCAGCTGATATCTATTCATTGGGAGTTACGGTGTTTTATGCTCTAACAGGAAAACAGCCGTGGATTGATTATGAAAATGCTTATACATTTAATGAAGAACGTTTTGAACAATCAACCTTTAGATTGTTGGTAGGTAAACGTAAAATCTCAGAGCATTTTAGAGTATTTTTTAAATGGGTTTTAAATGATAATGCTGCTGCTAGATGGCAAACCAGGAATATATTTGAGTGGCTTTCTGGGTATATTCCTAAGGCTTCATTATTTGAAAAAATCAGCGAAAATACTAATCTTATTTCCTTTAATGGTCGTAATTATAGTAATTTAAAGTCTATAGCATATGCGATGTTTAATAACTGGGATGAAGCTTTGCAGTTTGTAGATGATGATAGATTATTGAAATGGGTACAACGGCATAATGTAAGCAGTGCTATAACAGAGGAATTGCAGGAATTATTAGGTAGTGAAAAATCCAACAAAGTGTTTGTTCATGGTAATGAACGTACCTGGAAATTGACAAAATTACTTTCAGTCATTGATCCACATGGTGGAATTAGGCAAGAGGGAATTGCGATATCAGCCGCTTCTATTCCGGTGGTCGTACATTATCTACATGCTAGAAATAGGAGATCAGCAATAGATCAGATAGTGAGGATTATAAAAGAGCGTTATTGGCAAGTAAGTGATAATAAATTATCAGCTATGAATGTTAACGCAAACCTTGATGCTGAGTTAAAAAATATCAGTAAATTCTTTGCGCTTGTATCCCCAATATTTGGTTTAGAGCGTGTAGTTTATTCATTGAATTTTTATGCTATTTGTTTTAGTCCTATAGTAGTAAATGAGCATGTGATGAATTTATCAGAGCTATTAATAACTTTAAATGCGATTGCGGCTCAAATACCTGATAAATTTCATATTGATAGGCATATCATTGCTTTTATGGCAGCTAAAATATCTCTTAAGCAGGAAACTGATATTAAAATTCTTAGTAACTTTCCTAAATTTTCTGAACATCATCTAATATATGGTTTATGTATCCTAAGTGTTGCACAGCAACACGAACCGGATATTAATGTTTCTGATTTATGTAAAGTTATTACTGTTAAAGTGATAGAATTATTTAATGAACACTTGCATAACATTCAATTTAAACAAAAACTTGCGGCTACACTCACAGAAGACTCTATGACAGGTGATTTATCCAAGATAGTTGGGAGATTGAATAATCAAACTGAATTTATTAATGATTATAATGGCTACTATAATGCTTGTAAAGAAGTTCAGCGCCTTAAAACTCAAATTCAGTTTTTGAAAATAGAAGATAGAATTTTTGATCGAGCTATATTTTTAGGGCAAAAATTGACAGTGTTAGTTTCTTATGTGCTGTGTTTTATTGTAACAGTTATTTTAATAATATAATTTAAGTATTATGGCTCCACAACAACAGAATCCTGATGAAAGTAATTTCAAATTTGCAGCATCTTTTATCAAAGTCATAACTTTTGCTATAGCACTTTTTTTAATAGTAATATCAAGATATGCTTTTATATTTTTTTCTGCAGCAATGTTACCGACGATAATTGCACTTTTTTTTGATCGTCATACTCACAAATGTGCTTCTGCCACGATTTGTACGTTTAATTTGATAGGAGCAATGCCATATTTAATAAGATTATGGGAAAGCCCATCAATTAATGCTATGGCAAAATTAGTAATTGCTGATGTAGATACATGGATGATTATATATGGAGCTGCATTTGTAGGTCAGCTCTTATATATGTCGATGCCTTTATTGATAGTAAGAGTGTATTCTGCGAAAGCTAGAGTACAAGCAAGCATTTTAGAGAAGAAACAAAAGCAACTTTGTGAAGAATGGGGAATTGTAGTGGATGAGCAAACCCCACCTAATTAAGCTTTGTCTAGGCTCTTAGATTGATAATTTCATTTATTGAATTAGCGATGATTTCTAGATCAATTGAGCGTGCAAGACGATGATCAGCATCTTTAACGAGTTTAAGTACGATAGTATCGCCTGCAATTTTTTCCATAAGTTTTACTGAAATATGATAAGGTACGTCTAAGTCTTTTAGTCCATGAATTAGATGCGTTGGGCAATCAATGGCAATGGTTTTTTTATTTAGTAGTAAATGACTTCTGGCTTCATGAACTAGTTTGTAACTAATTGGGTACTTTGTGTCGCAGCAGCTACCACTAACCTCTAATACTCCATCTTTTTGCATTTTTGTTTGCTGTACTAAAGGTAATTTTTTCCAAATTAATTCTTCGGTAAAATCTGGAGCAGCGCTTATGCAAATGATACCAAGTAAGTTATGAGTATTTTTGATTGCTTGCAGCAAGCTAAGCCAGCCACCCATGCTTGAACCTATTAAAACTATTGAGCCTGTCACTAATTTATTTAAAATCATTTCAAGGCCACTCATCCAGGAGCTGATAGTTTGTTCAGTAAAATTTCCGGAGGAGTTACCATGACCGAAATTATCAAATCTGATAAAATTATATCCAGCTTTTATGCAGTAGTTTTCAAGGTATAATGCTTTAGTGCCATGCATATCACTCATTAGGCCATGCAGAAAAATTATAGTAATAGTGTTTTTTTGATTGCTTTTAATCTGATTATAGACAATAAATTGAGAATCATCAGTATCGTTATATATTTTTCTCATAATTTCACGTTGAATAACAATGTCTGTGCCGGTTAATAATAATCATCCAGAATATCATAAAAAAACTATCTTACAAGTACTACCATCATTAGTATCAGGTGGAGTTGAGCGTGGTACGATAGAATTAGCAAGAAAATTAAAAGAATTGAATTATGGTTCACTAGTAGTATCGGCAGGTGGACCATTACTAGAACAATTAAAAGAACTTGATATTCCTCACATCAAGTTAGACGTAGACAGCAAAAATCCATTAAGAATTAAAGCTAATGCCAAAAATTTGGAACAGATAATTAAAGACTATAATGTTGATCTGGTGCATGCAAGATCACGAGCTCCAGCATGGAGCTGCTATATGGCAACACGTTCCACTAATGCTAAGTTCATAACTACTTTTCATGGAATTTATAATATTTCAGGAATGTTTAAAAAATACTATAATAGTATCATGACTAAGGGTGAGGTAGTTATTGCCGTGTCTAACTTTGTTAAACAGCATATTTTACAAAATTACGATATTGATGAAGATAAGATCAGGATAATATATCGTGGTGTTGATCCAAATTATTTTACGCAAGCTAACATTAGTGATGAATTATTGTTAAAATTTAAAAATAAATATCGTGTCCCCAAATCAATACCGGTAATCTTATTACCAGCAAGGATGACCGAGTGGAAAGGCCATATAAATCTAATTGAAGCATTAAATAAAATTAAACATCTGGATTTTTATTGTTTAATGGTAGGTGATTTATCGAAGCATCCAGCATTTGCCAAAAAAGTGATGGATCGAATTACCGAACTCAAATTACAGACTAAAATTCAGATATTTGGTAATGAGTTGGATATGCTGGGGTTATACGGGATAGCAGATCTGGTACTATCAACATCAATCGAACCAGAAGCTTTTGGGCGAACAATTATTGAAGGCCAGTCCATGGAAAAGTTAGTAATAGCTACCAATATCGGCGGTGCAGCTGAAACTATTATTGATGGCGTTAGTGGTTATCACGTCAAACCCAACAATATTGATGATTTAGCAGACAAGATTCAACATTGTTTAGCCATATTAGGCAGTAATCAAGCTAAAGAGCTAACGGCTTACGCTAGACAATCAGTGTTAGATAATTTTTCTCTTAAGTCAATGTTGAATAAGACCTTGAGTATATATGACGAAGTATATACTTGGTGATTCTTGCGGATTGCGGTGTCGTCATTTAGAGCCTGTCAGATCAGTAGATATAAGAGAGGAAGTTTTAGGAAAAACGAAGTCGAGTACCCGTAAGCAGTCTTTTGGTTTGTTTCGGAACTTCGCCTGCGTTTTGAGTGAGCAAAATTACCTCTTATATCACTGATCTGACAGGCTCTAAGAATAAATGGTTGTTTCAGCTAAATATCACGGAGCGTGTGTGGCAAAAATTTCTGGATTTATTATCGTAAAGAATGAAGCGTCTAGAATTACTAATGCAATAAATAGTATTAAGAAGATAGTAGATGAAATTATAGTTATTGATAGTGGCAGTACTGATGATACTGTAAGAATTGCTGAATCATTAGGTGCCAAGGTAGTGTTCAATGAATGGCCTGGTTATGTCAAACAAAAGGCTTTTGGCGAAGGTTTGTGTAAGCATCAGTGGATCTTGAATATTGACGCAGATGAAGAGCTATCAGTGGAATTGCAAGATGAAATCGCGTTTATTTTTAGCTCAAATATACAAGAGCGTTACTATGCATATCAGATTAATTTTGTAATCCTTCATCGTAATGATCTGAAGCCCAGATTGTTTGCTCCAGCCAATAAATTTATTAGAATATATAATCGTGCGTTTTGTAGTTTTGCTAATACACTTAAGTCTACTACCCATGATGCAGTGTTGTTCAATGATGGCGTTAGTTCTAGCAATATGGTATATGATCTAAATGCTATAGCTTTTCATAGATCAGGTACATCAATTACTCAGCTCGTTGATAAAGCCAATTTTTATTCTACAGAACAGGCAAAAGATATGCTGTTAATCGGTAGAAATCCTGCAATAATCAGAATTGTTTTTGAAATGTGCTTCTGGTTTTTAAAAGCATTTTTTATCAGAAGATATTTTGTATTTGGTTTTGATGGATTTGTAGATTCGGTAATTTTTGCTTTCGCACGCTTTATTAGATTAGCTAAGGCCAGGGAGCTTAACAGGAAATAAAAATATCTTATGGGATTCTGAATAAATTCAGGATGACGGCGTTGTTATTTTTGACTTCCTTTGTCTACTTACTTAACAAAGAACACTCTCAAGAGCATGGTATATATACTTTCAATATAATCAACATTTGGTAATAAGATGCAACAGGATAAAGAAGAATCAGTAATTTTTATGGAATCACAGTATACCAAGAGAGCAACTGTAGCTGCTTTAGAGGATTTGTTATACCACCCCATACCGGTGTTAGATCACGGTTTTATTAGAGTCATTGACTATATGGGCGATGATAGCGCGGTGGTACAAGCAGCACGTGTATCATACGGCAAGGGTACTAAGCAGGTTAATCAGGATAAGGGCTTAATTAACTATTTAATGCGTCATCTTCATACTACTCCATTTGAAATGTGTGAAATAAAATTTCACATAAAATTACCAATTTTTGTTGCAAGACAATGGATACGTCATCGTACTGCTAGCGTTAATGAATATTCTGCTAGATATTCTATCTTATCCAGAGAGTTTTATTTGCCAGATCCTGATCATCTTGCAGTTCAATCGATTAGCAATAAACAAGGAAGAAGTATCGATAAAATGCCGCAAGCTAAAGCTAATAAAATTCTTGATACTTTAAAGAATGATGCATTGAATTGTTATCAGCATTATATAGAAATGCTAAATGAAGATGAGCAAGGTAATATTATTGATGAAACTAGCGTTGGTTTAGCTAGAGAACTGGCAAGGATGAATTTAACTATAAATTATTATACAGAATGGTACTGGAAAGTTAATTTACATAATTTATTACATTTTTTGGCTTTAAGAGCTGATGCTCACGCACAATATGAAATCAGAGTATATGCTGCAGCGATGTTGAATATTGTCAAATTATGGGTACCTTTTGTCTATGAAGCATTTGAAGAGTATAGGTTATATGGAGCAAAATTATCAAGAAAAGGAATTAATGTCATCAAAAAATTGATTAAGGGCGAGAAAGTAAATCAAGAATCTAGCGGGATGAGTAAACGAGAATGGGAAGAATTACTGCAGATTATAAGCTAAAAATCATTTTTTGAATGAGACGTATATTAAAGGTTATAGAATATAAAACAGAAGTTTTTCTTTTTTTATTTTTAGGGTTTATCAGCGGTGTACCATTTCTTTTAGTATTGTCTACTTTAGCGTTCTGGTTAACAGAATTAAAGATAGCCAATACCATTATTGGTATATTTATGCTTACGACAACTCCATATAGCCTTAAACCCTTATGGGCACCAGTTATTGATAGTTTTAATCTACCTATTTTAGATAAATTTTTGGATATTAAGTATTCGTGGGGCATTTTATCTAATATATTATTGGCTGTCAGTATTATCGGATTAGGATTTAGTGACCCACAAAATAACTTATGGGTGACCGTTCTTTTTGCTTCATTAGTATCATTCTTTGCTGCTACCCAGGATATCGTAATTGATGCTTTGCGCATCGAGTTAACTCCAGCTCATCTTTCAGGTATAGTGGCAGCGTCGGAATCTATAGGCTTCCGTGCCGGTATGCTAACTTCTGGAGCCGGAGCGCTCTATATAGCGGAATATTTTTCATGGCCGATAGCTTATGGCTCTATGGGAGTTATAGTTGTTTGCGGAAGTTTAGTTTTTTGGTTATTACAACGTTTGTCGAAGGTCAAAACTCAAAATCAACAACCAAAAATCAATACTGATAGGCCTTTTTTACAACTTTTCTATAATTCTTTTTACAATGTCGTATCTCAATCATATTTTTTTCCGATCATTGCTTTTATTTTTTTCTATAAAGTTGCTGATACTTCTCTTAATGCGATGTCAGCGCCCTTCATATATGCATTAGGTTTTAGTAAAATAGAATATGCTAATATCTCAAAATTCTTTGGTACCACGATGATGATTTGTGGCAGCTTAGCTGGCGGATTACTGGTTAATCGTTGGAATGCATATATAACTCTTAAGCTTTACGGTGGGCTACAAATAATCTCGGCATCTATGTTTATTGTTCAGACATATATGGGTTATAATTCTTCATGCTTAATTTTGACTCTAGGCTTGGAAAGCTTTGTCTCCGGTTTAGGATCAGTAGCATATCTGGCATATCTGGCTAAATTTTGCCGTTCATCTTTCACGGCTACTAGCTTTACCGTGCTTTATTCATTTGGATCACTATTCCGAGTGCTAATTTCTTTGCTAGCTGGCTGGTGTGCTGATTATTTAGGGTGGTATGTACTTTTTTCTTTGGCAGCTGGATTGACTGCACCTATTTTTTATTGTCTTAATAGAGTTGAGCGTCCTAGGCTCTGTAAATAAAATTTAATGGGTTTATTTATAGAGCCTAAAATAGAGCTTGGTAAAAATAAGATATATCTGTTTAGAACAATATTTTTAGCTTAACCGTACCTTGATGATTTTGATATTTTTTACGAAGGTTACAATTATAATTTGCTGAAACCTCTATATTATTATATTTAGCAACTATTCCACCACCAACATTATAACTAAACTTTGCTGACTTAGCTCCAAGGCTTGCATTATTTTCAAAATAACTATCCATCCACGCTAACTTTGCTTTTACCTTCTGTTTTTTATTGAGTAAGTAACTTTCTATCGCAACATGTACCGATGGCACAACTATTAAAGCTTCCGATAGCTTTTGTGGCATTATCATGTTAATACCAGTTATAGCGGTTAAGGTATTATTTGATTTTGCAGCGACTGAGACATTATATACTCCAACACCACGCTCAGAGTAAGCTCCATCTCTGTAATGCGCATATCTAAGACCAACATTAGGCATAAAATACAAATTTTCATTCGCCATGATCTTATAATTCAGAGATGCTTCAGCACTATAGCTTTTATTTTTAACTTTGCCAGTAGCTATTTTATCCATAATCAATCGCTTGGTAGTAATTTTACTCATACCTGCTGCTAACATAGTTTTTAGTGACAAACTATCATTTAACTGATGTGCCCCATATAGCGATAAAATATGGCTATTACCAGTGGTTTTATCACCAGCTCGACTTTGCTTATACTTGAATCCAGAACGAATATTACTATAAGCAATACCAACTATATTTTTTTCGTTTAATTCAAAATCACCACCGATAGTACCACCAGCACTATTACCGTTATAACCAGCAGATCCTTTATCTGCTTGCTGTTTGCTTACGCCATATATGCCTCTAGCCCATACACCTTGTAATTTACGTTTAGTTTCATCACCAGCTGCAACACCAAGACCACTGGAAACCATGATTTCAGGTTGATTACTTAACTCATTCATTCTATTATCGATAGTATGATGAATAGTTTCTGTAACTTGTTCAGCAACCTTAATATGCGCCTGTACTGCTTGCTCCATTCTATTGATGGTAGTAGTACGCTCTTCTGGTGAAAGTATTGTCATACCAACTACATATAATAGAGCTTGTTGTTCTCGAGTTTTAGGAGTTACTGCTGCATCTAGCTTTGCGATCTCTACCTCTGCTTTATCAAACGTAACTCCCATATTATTTAATTGCTTGATTGGATCTTCAACATTTTTATGATTTTGGATTACTGGTGTTGTAAGCTGCGATACTAAGTTTTTGGTAGTCCTATCTTGCTGCTCTACTGTGTTAGAATTTGTGTCTATTATAGTACTTGTTGCTTGAATCAATGATTCTTTAATTTGCACTACACGCTGCTGCTGTACCTCAGCATCTATTTGAGTGTAGTGTACTTGTGGCACTGGCTGTTCTATGTCTATTATTCTGTTTTCTTGTCGATTCTGTTCATTAATAACTACCTCCTGATGCTGATTATCGACTACTTCTAGCGGTTGTTGCTGTAGCACTGGTCGATCGTTGTTGACTTCTAGCTCTAGCTGCTGTAGTTCATTCTGCTCGTTTTGTCTTAATTCTTGACGTTGATTATCAACTATTTCTGCTTCTGGCTCTGGTTGTCGGTTTCGATTGACTAGTTGTATCGGCTGTTGATGTTGATTTACTGGTGGTTGTACTAATTGTTGCGCTCTAGCATTTGCAATCAAAGCACCTTGTACATATTGCCATCCTGCTGGAATATTGTTTATACCTCCTTGAGGTACCACAATTTGAATATTTTGATTTTGTGGAGTAAAAACACCATTATCAAAGATAATATTGTTAGTATAAATATCGCCACTTAAATTATGTTGTGCATTATTTCGGAATTCTGTTGTACCTACAGGAGTACCATTTTGACCAATAGCACCAACATTACCATTAGCCGCAAAAATTACGTGCCCATGACCAGGTGCAGCTGCCAGAATAGCTACAGGAGCAGCAAAGCCATTAACAATGGTAATTCGTGCGTGTTGATGATTCAATAAAATATGATTAGTTGATAAAGTACGATCAATAATTCGTACTGGTGAATTACCATTAATTTCAACTATGTCGGCATAAATTGGTTGATTAAAGTCAACATTGCCAACACCCGCACGTACTCGTGCAACTCTTGCGTTTATTTCTCCAATTTGTGCTACTGTACTTCTACCAGCAAAATCTACTGTACCACGACCTCTTATCTTACCAGCGAAGTTTATATTATCATCAACTGTCAAAGTTTGTCCGGCATCTAATAAACTCAAGTTCATAGCATGAATATTATTAGTTGATAATTGAATATTAGCGCCGGCAGTAGAAAATTGAATAGATTTTAACTTAGCATTTCCAGCGCCAATTTGCTCTTGTAACTGCCTATCACCTTCGTATATAACGGTACCAGTATTTCCAACTCTTGTTCTAATATCGCCAAAAATATTCTTATCTTCAGCTATTTTTATAGCTCCAT
It encodes the following:
- a CDS encoding rod shape-determining protein; the encoded protein is MFLKLRGLFSSDMAIDLGTANTLVYVKSKGIVLNEPSVVALIKENGTFKPYAFGNEAKMMLGRTPADIEAKRPLKDGVIADFKGAEEMLKYFIRTIHNRRAFTGPMIIICVPSGSTPVERRAIQEAAEAAGAREVFLVEEPMAAAIGAGLPVTDPTGSMVVDIGGGTTEVAVLSLGGIVYARSVRVGGDKMDESIISYIRRHYNLLIGDATAERIKKHIGTAYVNPELEQKSMEIKGRDLINGIPKEMTLNAQQIAESLVEPISQIIEAVKMALECTPPELSSDIADKGIILTGGGALLHNLDRVLTEATKLPVFVADQPLFCVALGTGKVLEEFPKFKHVLFKQE
- the mreC gene encoding rod shape-determining protein MreC, with translation MAILANRTRSTNNLFDFVQFSIMMVKRLNIIIFIVLSIHLLYFAETKSLSNIALEATGRCISVSLMLYEQVINQINIITSKIKYLNDIESENIELKLEIARLKTQQSDMQSIRIENVILRKLLSVVKDIEYPYTTARLLTVSLTPFSHTAVVGAGRNHGIELDQIVTNGEWLIGRVVDVSDSYAKVILISDADSRIPVVSTISRERGILAGGNGLINMVYLQNNHIIQKDEKLVTSGDGAVYPPGIGVAKIAAIKQEKVIVESAVNLQKTDFVTIYSRGSKDEFLLKSSADDANPILREQ
- a CDS encoding protein kinase domain-containing protein; its protein translation is MKDQEAIAINFRNQIIIPKSLQEDLVEGLYQINIGDPVHELNNEFCRYYKATNIENDQEYFAIIFEKNFIPNLDIFQILKTSKFESLNKLITYSIVKISYTKSYNLVAIVEQYNFKNSLANYLEQNGPLSVDQIEHRLISSFTTLISQCERMNIPCGNINPSNIIMLDDGQFLLREPIISYLHFHQTGCYVAPELVECTEAGRLVYGVAADIYSLGVTVFYALTGKQPWIDYENAYTFNEERFEQSTFRLLVGKRKISEHFRVFFKWVLNDNAAARWQTRNIFEWLSGYIPKASLFEKISENTNLISFNGRNYSNLKSIAYAMFNNWDEALQFVDDDRLLKWVQRHNVSSAITEELQELLGSEKSNKVFVHGNERTWKLTKLLSVIDPHGGIRQEGIAISAASIPVVVHYLHARNRRSAIDQIVRIIKERYWQVSDNKLSAMNVNANLDAELKNISKFFALVSPIFGLERVVYSLNFYAICFSPIVVNEHVMNLSELLITLNAIAAQIPDKFHIDRHIIAFMAAKISLKQETDIKILSNFPKFSEHHLIYGLCILSVAQQHEPDINVSDLCKVITVKVIELFNEHLHNIQFKQKLAATLTEDSMTGDLSKIVGRLNNQTEFINDYNGYYNACKEVQRLKTQIQFLKIEDRIFDRAIFLGQKLTVLVSYVLCFIVTVILII
- a CDS encoding alpha/beta hydrolase: MRKIYNDTDDSQFIVYNQIKSNQKNTITIIFLHGLMSDMHGTKALYLENYCIKAGYNFIRFDNFGHGNSSGNFTEQTISSWMSGLEMILNKLVTGSIVLIGSSMGGWLSLLQAIKNTHNLLGIICISAAPDFTEELIWKKLPLVQQTKMQKDGVLEVSGSCCDTKYPISYKLVHEARSHLLLNKKTIAIDCPTHLIHGLKDLDVPYHISVKLMEKIAGDTIVLKLVKDADHRLARSIDLEIIANSINEIINLRA
- a CDS encoding glycosyltransferase family 4 protein, which encodes MPVNNNHPEYHKKTILQVLPSLVSGGVERGTIELARKLKELNYGSLVVSAGGPLLEQLKELDIPHIKLDVDSKNPLRIKANAKNLEQIIKDYNVDLVHARSRAPAWSCYMATRSTNAKFITTFHGIYNISGMFKKYYNSIMTKGEVVIAVSNFVKQHILQNYDIDEDKIRIIYRGVDPNYFTQANISDELLLKFKNKYRVPKSIPVILLPARMTEWKGHINLIEALNKIKHLDFYCLMVGDLSKHPAFAKKVMDRITELKLQTKIQIFGNELDMLGLYGIADLVLSTSIEPEAFGRTIIEGQSMEKLVIATNIGGAAETIIDGVSGYHVKPNNIDDLADKIQHCLAILGSNQAKELTAYARQSVLDNFSLKSMLNKTLSIYDEVYTW
- a CDS encoding glycosyltransferase family 2 protein, whose protein sequence is MAKISGFIIVKNEASRITNAINSIKKIVDEIIVIDSGSTDDTVRIAESLGAKVVFNEWPGYVKQKAFGEGLCKHQWILNIDADEELSVELQDEIAFIFSSNIQERYYAYQINFVILHRNDLKPRLFAPANKFIRIYNRAFCSFANTLKSTTHDAVLFNDGVSSSNMVYDLNAIAFHRSGTSITQLVDKANFYSTEQAKDMLLIGRNPAIIRIVFEMCFWFLKAFFIRRYFVFGFDGFVDSVIFAFARFIRLAKARELNRK
- the thyX gene encoding FAD-dependent thymidylate synthase, giving the protein MESQYTKRATVAALEDLLYHPIPVLDHGFIRVIDYMGDDSAVVQAARVSYGKGTKQVNQDKGLINYLMRHLHTTPFEMCEIKFHIKLPIFVARQWIRHRTASVNEYSARYSILSREFYLPDPDHLAVQSISNKQGRSIDKMPQAKANKILDTLKNDALNCYQHYIEMLNEDEQGNIIDETSVGLARELARMNLTINYYTEWYWKVNLHNLLHFLALRADAHAQYEIRVYAAAMLNIVKLWVPFVYEAFEEYRLYGAKLSRKGINVIKKLIKGEKVNQESSGMSKREWEELLQIIS